The sequence below is a genomic window from Anoplolepis gracilipes chromosome 9, ASM4749672v1, whole genome shotgun sequence.
GAACGCAAAAATACTGCTTTTCAAACaacattacaatatatagagTCAGACAttgagaagaagaagaaagagttACAtcgtaagaatattttatatattttgtaaagttttacatataatcctaaaatattattttatatagatttttttatttgagcgtttttcttttttagatgataaagagaaaatatctaCAGTGTGTGATTACAAAGAGTTTGATGAGACTTTATTAATGCAATCAAAAATAGTAAAAGATCTTCAGGATAAGCGAGGAATTTATGCTTATCAAGCCACAGcctataaagaatatattaaaaagttatctgTAAAAGATCCTTGCTGTCCCTTGTGTCATAGAAATTTCCAGGAACAAAATAAAGttacagatttaataaaagaaatggaaACCGATATAATTCGTAATCAGCCTAATCGTTTAAAAAAGTGTGAAGAGGAACTAAAGATACAACAAGAAAAATACGATAATATGTTGCAATTGAAACCTATTGTTGAAAAAGTAATTCAATGTGAAGAGaatgatttgaaaaaattagagtgagtaaattttattatatattatacttattatcattattgatttattatttaaggaTTTGCTGGTTTTTCtatactattataaacttttaatacatttaatattaataagtttgatttttttctaattagaGAGAGATTAGAGAAAACCAAGAATAGTGTAAAGCTGTCCAAAACAGCTGTTCAAAATTTAGAAGAATCAAAAGCAGAACCTGAAAagaagttattattatataaggaTATAATCGGCGATATCAAATTTTGGGATCGATGCATAGACGAAATAcaacaattaaagaaaactgTTAGTGACTTGGAAAATCAAATGGCCAATGCTGGTAAAGTTGTTgacaatcaaaataattgaCGACTATTAATTagagtttttcttttcttttttcatatgctacatattattatatattttcataggAGTAAAAACACAAAAGACTATAGAAGAACTGCAGACACAGCGAGAATCCTTGAAAGTATCTTTTAAAGAAACTCGTAATCATATTGAAGCACTGCAACTCAAATTGAACAAGCATAATGAGAGGTTGCATGAGGCTAGAGAGACATATAATGAGTTACACGAGgagcaattaaaaatacagtCAGATATGCAGaaattgaaacatttaaaGGATAAGCAGGAAGATTTGTACACAAGAGAAGTTACTGTGGGAGAGACGGTGGAGAAACTGCGAGAAAATTTAGCAAATGCTGAAACTCAATTGGATTCTGAAactgaaaaattagaaaagattaAGGtttgctttttataatattaaatagagttaattataatatactaattataatgaaaatggGAATATCATATGAAGAGTTTTATAACATGGAgtgaaagcaaaaaaattctgagacatttttcttttgcagCTGGAAAACTGGCAAAAGCAAGAAGCTGATAGAAAATCGATGACGGAAAGCGCTAGACGTCTATCTgacttgcataaaataatagagGAGGTCGATTCATTTATTAGCAGCGACGTACCTAAAAAACTCGCGAGCTATGAACGTGAAATAGAGACCTATCAAAAATCGCTAATGGAACTTATGAACAAGAAAAAGGACACCGAGCAAACGATAAATAAGTTGAAGGAGGACGTTGCCTCTCAAGAAATTGGAAAGAGAGAGTTACatgataatataacattacgCAAAACTAGGGAGACGATAGAGACTGTGAAGGAACAATACAAGAAATTGaacgaaaaattgaaaaatatgaattacaaTGAGCTGACGAAGAAATGGGAACAGTTGGAAAACGAAAAACAGGCATTACTTCgtcaagtaaatataattattattgtaacttGTTCACACatgatttacatatttattaacaattcgTTTCATTTAGAAAAACGTAGCACTGGGAAATCAGGAAGAGTTAGAAAGAGTAATCCAACAGTACATGCAGGAGTTGCGAAAAGAAGAATATCGATTAGCTCGTCGAAATTATACTAACAAGTGTATTGAATTAACggtaaagtattatatatatcatcaaattagtatacatttattgcaataaattacttgacttttacatttgtttattAGGTTCAGGAAGATGCTATAGCCAATTTGAAAGCTTACagtaaaatattggataccGCCATGATCGAATATCACGAGGAACGCATGTCGACAGTCAATAAGATAATGAAGAAGCTATGGAAACATGTTTACAAGGGTACAGATACCAGCAGCATAGAGATTTGCACAGAACCTACGGAAGGTGTAGGTAGCAATAGAAGAAGCTACAATTATAAACTGATTCAAACTAAACACGGCTGTAAGATGGATATGAAAGGACGTTGTAGTGCTGGACAGaaagtaattaatagtattaatttgacaaataattAGCATGCGTAATCGCGTTATATCTATTTgagatatacaattttttcttacagGTATTGGCATCGATAATTATAAGACTTGCTTTGGCAGAAACATTTTGTAAGGATTGCGGTATTCTCGCATTAGACGAACCGACGACAAATCTAGACGAAGAAAATGCCAACAGTCTAGCAGATACACTAACTAAGTacgtctttttatttttgtgcgagGCGTaacattgtaattttaagcaataatgtaaataaaattatatatgacataatgTAACgtgaaaattatgtattgcAGAGTTGTCGAACTACGAtcaagatatcaaaaaaatttccaattgATTATTATCAGCCATGATGAAAAGTTCCTACAGAAGCTGGCTGATTTGAATAATCATAAACAATTCCATGAACTTTATCGCAAACAAAAgtacattacataaaatatacacctttttttcgtaaaatgttAGATTGTTGGAAATAATGAACTCTGATTCTGTCTTACAGTGGAATGACTGCAGTGAAAATCTCCGACTTCAACGAGCCTACAAGTTCTCTGGTGCAGATTAAGAGCGAGGACGAATCCGATGAAGAAGAAAGACGCCCTCGAGAATCGACCAGTGGTTTGTCTACAGATAAgtcaaataagaaaagatacaATTGGGATGATTTCAATGAACATGATACGCCACCAGCTAAAAAGAAATACCGTTTTGCTGAATAAATTATCTACAATATGCCAagcttatatatatgcattatattttttctaatatatatatattatgggcattttatctttttacaagGTTTCTATAGATGTTTAAGTTTATTTTCGTAATATGTTGGTTTGTATTCTTTCAAAGAAAAGTTACTctgataaaagttatatatgttatagaaTTACTGAAAATACCTAAAATATGTGGTAACTGAACGCGAAGATTATCTTGTACTTATTTCAAGAAAGATATAGTAAAGTTggttatcaataaatttattttcgaatttatgatatatcgAAATTGTATGTTACACATCTTATGTAgctatatcatatattttaaaccaaGAAAAGTTTCTCAGCGTCTAAAAGGAAGTCATTTCTACTATTTCTCAAATCAATCTCGTGTCAACAAATCTCATTTAATCATCTGATTGATATTTGATAGCATTCAAAtatcaaacttttataaaaactgatttaaaaaaatctcaaagaTAAATGCCTGCATACCGAGCATCTATATCTTGTATATCtcaaaatagtatataaaataatgtaatttaaatatcgatatttagaGAGgtgtattaaatgttataaatgcaattatacAGTGGCTGTTCCGCGATTCGCCAATCGAGGCGAGAGAATCGGGAAGTCAGCCGTGGGCGGGCATTCCGACGGtattgtctctctctctctctctctccggcGAGTCTCGATGACCGCTATAGTTAGCGAGTTATCGCGAATCGAACGCCTGGAGGGAGCCGGCATCGTACGTAATAGGCTGCTGCTGCTCGGGGAGCCGTAACGTCATAATAGGATAGTGATGTTAGTAATACCATCGCGCGGTACTGCCGCCCGCGACTGGAGGCAATCGGCCGGGCGATTGACTGGCCCGGCGCGGCATACCGAGTCTAACCAATTTGCATCGCATTGTATACTCGTTACGCTTCCATCTGCGCCAGCACACGCACGCATACCACGCCGGTCGAGGTGACGGCCGTCTCGACACTCTAGACGACATCCGCAACGCGTTTCCATTATCATCTGTCTTTAACACTAATAAAacctttacatttttcattttttttaactgttcATCTATTTTTCTcgtgatatttctttttttcattacttatacaataaaaattcttttagaatataaatttaaaacaattatcagatttttaaatttgtaatattatttaaaaaataatttttttaataatttttcagccCAGACAGAGTAcccaatatttataaaatatatacgaaatattgatagtaattatttggatattttataaatactttacacAGTAAATATTTgggaattatttacaaaaaaatattactacaaatatttatttttctcttaccataaatattatataaaatatttaatctatattttaatacgtcgaatatagttttataatattttacaatttttctttcaatatatataaaatatttatatttcaaaaaataaatgttaaaattatttataaatatttaccataaatattatgtgctGGGAAGTTCCCTTTGTAAATCTGCATTGTTTCAGTTATAGAAGAGAAGGAAGATGTGTT
It includes:
- the Rad50 gene encoding DNA repair protein RAD50.L; the protein is MSKIRRLSLRGIRNFGDDNEDSLIRFSCPLTLILGPNGTGKTTIIEALKYATTGEFPPGSDKGKSFIHDPMLATTGSVRGVVKAEIIDFMGNIYTVSRTIESLKAVKKFKTLDSTVTRVSKDKKEKASITNRCADVDAELTVALGVSKSILNYVIFCHQDELNWPFDQGKVLKERFDEIFDSTKFNKALENISKLYKDLQGEIRSLNAEKQSLKVYVSEVEDKETKLEEHKKRLDTTKEKINDIDKQLMPLKQKIEEVQQSHSEYKNIQIEEEKKKMEYGVHKERYQKLKETIKNIFEGTTEELNALIESYDTILKEKNNEIAENETEIESISAKEVRISNILATRRETVGTFKQQVKDHEKRIVRRNRLLNDALQAWNFDAVGEDVTEIEVKALTKRLEQRIRALEQEVEENRLAMQKKERESQKEVDTLRSNYSKIESEKILKEKEITEIRDEIVTIRNQIAQIGAAGNKLKSIEQKLQVAKQKIDELSNALDVDSVKTDVGNKIKSRDKIETNLSTIDDEISSLHKLSSLKTEFDLKRSTLQTKEEELENLKKKHGNSIKTLLNIQELQQTKLKTTLDRVHQQLEKETSTLTREIQTQERKNTAFQTTLQYIESDIEKKKKELHHDKEKISTVCDYKEFDETLLMQSKIVKDLQDKRGIYAYQATAYKEYIKKLSVKDPCCPLCHRNFQEQNKVTDLIKEMETDIIRNQPNRLKKCEEELKIQQEKYDNMLQLKPIVEKVIQCEENDLKKLEERLEKTKNSVKLSKTAVQNLEESKAEPEKKLLLYKDIIGDIKFWDRCIDEIQQLKKTVSDLENQMANAGVKTQKTIEELQTQRESLKVSFKETRNHIEALQLKLNKHNERLHEARETYNELHEEQLKIQSDMQKLKHLKDKQEDLYTREVTVGETVEKLRENLANAETQLDSETEKLEKIKLENWQKQEADRKSMTESARRLSDLHKIIEEVDSFISSDVPKKLASYEREIETYQKSLMELMNKKKDTEQTINKLKEDVASQEIGKRELHDNITLRKTRETIETVKEQYKKLNEKLKNMNYNELTKKWEQLENEKQALLRQKNVALGNQEELERVIQQYMQELRKEEYRLARRNYTNKCIELTVQEDAIANLKAYSKILDTAMIEYHEERMSTVNKIMKKLWKHVYKGTDTSSIEICTEPTEGVGSNRRSYNYKLIQTKHGCKMDMKGRCSAGQKVLASIIIRLALAETFCKDCGILALDEPTTNLDEENANSLADTLTKVVELRSRYQKNFQLIIISHDEKFLQKLADLNNHKQFHELYRKQNGMTAVKISDFNEPTSSLVQIKSEDESDEEERRPRESTSGLSTDKSNKKRYNWDDFNEHDTPPAKKKYRFAE